The archaeon BMS3Bbin15 genome contains the following window.
CAGAACAGCAACCTCCTGAGGTGTTGTAACTGTTATTATTCCATCCATCTCTGGAAGAAGCTGCATTATGCTCAGAGCTTCATCTCCTGTGCCTGGAGGAAGGTCAATTAGAATATAATCAAGCTCGCCCCACACAATATCAGTCAGAAATTGCTCTATTACTCCCATTATAACGGGCCCTCTCCATATAATTGCCTCATCCTGAGGGGCAAGAAATGCCATGGAAATAACCTTTATACCATCCTTTTCAGGCGGGAACAACCCTGCAGGTGTGGAGTAGAGTTCCGGATTTTCAACACCCATCATTTTTGCAACATTCGGAGCTGTTACATCAGCATCAAGAATACCAACTCTATGACCCTTATTTGCCAGAGCCTTTGCAAGATTAACAGTTACAGTTGTTTTTCCCACACCACCTTTACCAGACATTACAGCTATTTTATGCTTTATATGCTTCATTCTCCCCTTTGTAGCCTGAACCTGCTCATCAAATAGAGCATCAGCATCCACAGGGGCATCTGAGGAACAGCTTGAACATTCACTATCCTCTTCGCCTGTTGAACATGTACCTGTACCGCATGTATGACCCATATTTAAATCCTCCTTTTTTTTACTTTCAGTTATAATATTCCCAGAGTAAAAGATTATAAAATAACCCGATATGCAACTTAAAAGGGTTTACAGGTTAAGTATGGTAATTAATTGCCATTTCGATTAGAATGAAACCAGAGGAAAACTGCCCCGGACAACAGATAAACGTAAAATTTATATGTTCTTTCGTTCTTATATATAATTGGTGATAGAGATGTGGAGGGACACTTTTGAGGAACTCAGAAATATGGAAAGAAGAATTAACCAGCTTTTTGAGGAACTCTTGGGAGAGAGGATTGGACTACCAGCTACTCCTGCAAAGCTGGGTGTGAGAGAACCGTATGCCGACATAATGGAAACTGACAGAGAAGTTAAAGTGACTATCGAGATACCGGGTGTGGATAAGAAGGACATAAATATAAATGCAACAAAAAATAGTCTTGAAGTCAGTGCCGAGATGAAAAAAGAGGAGGAAGAAGAAAAGGAGGGATATGTGAGGAGAGAGAGGAGATACAACAAGTACTACAGAGCTTTCGCACTGCC
Protein-coding sequences here:
- the minD_7 gene encoding septum site-determining protein MinD yields the protein MGHTCGTGTCSTGEEDSECSSCSSDAPVDADALFDEQVQATKGRMKHIKHKIAVMSGKGGVGKTTVTVNLAKALANKGHRVGILDADVTAPNVAKMMGVENPELYSTPAGLFPPEKDGIKVISMAFLAPQDEAIIWRGPVIMGVIEQFLTDIVWGELDYILIDLPPGTGDEALSIMQLLPEMDGIITVTTPQEVAVLDTRRSVDMAKIMRVPIIGIIENMSGFVCPHCGEITYIFKRGGGERAAEELKVPLLGRIPIDQAVAEASDSGEPFITSGEGATKEAFDKMVENIEKVINSLAEEREKELSALFKE
- the hspA gene encoding spore protein SP21, yielding MWRDTFEELRNMERRINQLFEELLGERIGLPATPAKLGVREPYADIMETDREVKVTIEIPGVDKKDININATKNSLEVSAEMKKEEEEEKEGYVRRERRYNKYYRAFALPEEVEPTKAKTTFKNGILQIVLPKKRIEKRTTIKVE